The following DNA comes from Nitrospira sp..
GATGTTTCAAGAAGCCGCGCTCTTCCCGTGGCTGACGGTGTTGGGCAACGTCCTCTTCGGCCTGAAACTCAGCAACGGATTGAATGCTGCGGAACGTCAGGAGAGAGCCGAATATTTCCTGGAACTCGTCGGCCTGAAGCGGTTCATGCATTCCAATGTCCATGAACTCTCCGGCGGCATGAAACAACGCGTCGCCCTGGCCCGAGCGCTGGCGCCGAACCCCAGCGTGCTCTTGATGGACGAACCCTTTGGAGCACTCGACGCCCTCACCCGAGAACAACTCTACGGCGACATTCAACGCATCTGGAACCAACATCGCAAGACCATCGTCTTCGTCACGCACAACGTGCGAGAAGCCGTGTGTCTTGGAGACCGCGTGATCTTGTTTTCGCCGAATCCCGGGAGGATTCGTGAAGAGTTCGCCATTCCCCTGCCGCGCCCGCGCGATATCAACAGCGTGGATTTAGCGCGCTACGCCACGGAAATTACCCGTGTGCTCAAAGGCTACGTCAAGACC
Coding sequences within:
- a CDS encoding ABC transporter ATP-binding protein; this encodes MLTSEGPSANTASSKLVLEHISKSFQTSSLTVQALDDVTLRIAEGEFVCLVGPSGCGKSTLLNIIAGLDRPDRGLVQADGQTIIGPGPHRLMMFQEAALFPWLTVLGNVLFGLKLSNGLNAAERQERAEYFLELVGLKRFMHSNVHELSGGMKQRVALARALAPNPSVLLMDEPFGALDALTREQLYGDIQRIWNQHRKTIVFVTHNVREAVCLGDRVILFSPNPGRIREEFAIPLPRPRDINSVDLARYATEITRVLKGYVKTEVAG